The window CGGGAAGAATTGGCTGGAAcaaaagagggagggagcctgactcagagaCTGTAGAGCACCAAATCCAAAGACTTTGCTCTGCTGCCTGGGTTACCAGCAAAAAACACTGCAATTTGTAGCAAGTTCCCCTCAGCCATAAGCAAAGATGTAAAAAGAGATAATCCAGAGGAGCAAAGAACAAGCATATTATAAGGAAAGCACCTCCCTACATCCCATCCAGCTCAGagtgatgtgttttttttttttgttttttttttttgtgtgatgTGGTTTATATACAATGTCATAGGGCCACTACTACGCATTCTCCAACATGAACATCACTagggaaaaaagaacagagttcCTTTCCTGACCATCAATCTCAGTTTTCTAAAGTAGGCAGGTGAGAAGAACCACCAGCCCCAAAATGAACCTGGGTGATTATTGCCAGGCACTATGAGGTTTTTTTGAAGGCAGAAGCTAGGAGTTACCAAGATTTTCCACCTGAGGTGTACACTGCCAGGACACCTGAGAGCCAGATCTGCTCTACGTGGGATCATAACAAGTTGGGCTGGGCCCTGCCACAAGCCCTCACACATATCAGTGCTTCAGTCCTGGGATACTGTTGCAGTTTTAAAGATATCACATCTATGCTCTGGCCACTGTATGAAATCTAAGGGGAGGTACATGTGCTTTAAGGAGTCAAATTTACTTCTGAGTATGAGTATCTGAGCCTGACACTTGGGTAATAAGTAGGTCTACCTGGCGAGATTCTCCCACAAAGCCTAGTATCAGAACATCCACAGAATAAAATGTGCTGTTAAGCGGAAAAGTGGAAAAGTGAGGTGTGAAAACCCATACTgaaaattccatttatgtaaGAAAGAGGGGgataaatgatatttaatttgCTTTGTGCTATACATCTGTGGAGGATCCCAAAAGGACATAAAAGAAACTGATAACAGTGATTGCCCCTGGGGAATAGACCTGATGGCCAGGGGTTAAGGGGAGGTCTGAAGAGAGAGCTATCTTTCAATTTCTCTCTTGTACTGTCCAGGGCTGTACAGCCCCTAAACACACGTGGCACTTGAGCAAGAATATGTGGCTAAACCAAACTGAGGTGTCTGTAAGTCTAAAATACACACatgatttcaaagacttagtatgaaaaaacGAAGGCAAAATATCTCAATAGTCTTTAATATTAATTGCATACTGAAAAGGTAATATATTGTATGTAAtagattaaataaattcataggtttctttttaccttttttaacgggcctactagaaaatttaaagttaagTATGtagctcacattatatttctactggACAATGCAGGCCTGGAGGTTTTTTCCTTAACCATGTAATATATATTACCTTTTCACAAAATTGAAAGTCAGTAagtaagtaaaaagaaattatcagagGAAACAGAGCAGCATCTATAATATAAAGACagatgagggggaaaaataaacacTCAGATAACAAAAATCTTTCTTGGCCCTTTCTCCATGCCTATTGCCATTCCAAAAACCTAAGAACCTGTTCAAAAAGATATAAtaggtctttctttttaaacttccTATTATAGCGAATTTTAAAGCATCACCAAAGTAGACAGAATAGTATTGTGAAATGCCTTGTGCCCAACACCCACACCCAAGAACCACCAATTCCCTGGCACTCCTGTCCCCATACTAGTCCACCCAATTCAGCAAATTCCAGATATCATATCcctaatatgctttaaaaaaaaaaaacaactgtagtCCTAGTAGGCTTTTAAATCAAGCTGAATTTGAGAGCTGTAAGGAAAGGGTTAAGAACTGCATTCTTCTTTAACAGCTTTCTCTCCTACAAAATGGGCCTCAAGAACAGCCCTCAACACCCCAGAAGCCATCAGCATCTGTGCACCCTTCTCACCACTTAATTGTATCATCTATTtctgatatgtatgtatgtgtatgtgggggggggagggtatcCTGTCACCAGCATCAAAGCAGAAAAGTCCTCAACTCAAAGGCTAGGTGGCCTCCTATTTTGCACATTCTCCAAGGCCTATCCCAAGGCTTGAGTCCTGCCCCCAGCACGTATGTAGAGGAGGTGACTGGCTGGTTTTGAGCCTAAATGCCCAGTTAAGTTTCACACACGGGGGCTGGCCTTAGGGACAAGCTGCCTGTTCTCCTTTTGCTTCCGCCTGTTTGAATagtgcactgaaaaaaaaaaaaaaaagtggctcaaAATTATAGATTCTTTTTAGGGGTGATAATGGTATCGTGGTTTggctctgtttgttttttgtttcaagaGTCTCTTATCTTTTAAAGAGACATATTGAGATATTTATAGATGATGCCTGTGATTTGTTTCAAAGAAATCCAGATGGGGGCACAGGATGGGTGGAGCTGAAACAAGACTGGCCATGAACTGACGACAACTGCTGAAGTTGGGTGGTGGGTTCGTGCAATCTGCGTACCATGACACTTTTGTCTCTTTATAAATCTTCCAAAACTATTTCAGAGAGTAAAcactctcttctgttttcttatgcAGAGGACCCTGAAAAGGGCCAATTCTCTTCTGTATCACAAGGGAGACACCATGGGAAAGCTGCTGGAGAGAACCAGATGCTCAAGCACCTTCTTTTGTGGCCTCTGACTGCATCTTTTAAAAGGAGCTTACAGTAAAAATAACACTGGGGAGTATTAATTATAAGCTGAGGCCCTTGCAGACTAGCCAGCAGCCGATACACTAAAATATCTTCCCAAGCAATGATTCCCCAACCTGCCTGGCCACATGGGTCCACAGAActccagagaaaaaaaaaaaacagatgcccAGGCCCTTCCCCGAGTCCTGCCAGCACCTACTCTCCAGAAGGCCTGGGGATCTCGGCTTTTCACATGAGACCTTGGGAGTGCTTCTGCTGGGGAAACATTTTGACGGGGGTGTGCAGATCTTGTAGTACAActataaaaaccaaaaagagaaataagagcaACATACCCCACCCCGGGCAATACCACAGTGTTGAAGAAGTGAGAAGCCACACAAGTCAGTAAGcttggggatgagggtggggatggggacaaAGGTGGGAGAGCATGGTGGCAGGTGCCAGGACAAGGGCTCTGGAACTGGAGTCTCTGGGAGAAGTTTCTAACTCCTGATCTGGCTTTACCTAGCGTCTGCATGGCTTCCTCGCTCTGCTGGACCTGCTGGGACATCATTCTGCTGATCCCCATGAGGCTCTCCGTGATGGCACTGGATGTCTGGGCCAGGCTCTCTTTGGTGGTTTTCCTAAAAGTCCAGAGTGGGATAGGCATGTCAACAAAAGCTGGCTATAAGACAACTCCCGTCTTCAAATGCGAtcccatttttttaatctatcaaaatagcatatatatttaagtatcaACAATCACAGTCAATGCCAGCAAGGGTATGCTGACACCACACTCCTAAAGACTGCtagtagaaatgcaaactggtactgCCTTCTATAAAGCAATCTGGAAATAGTATTAGGAGCCTTAGAAACATTCATGCCTTTGGCCCAATAATGTCATCCCTGGGAATCTCTACAAAGGAAATACCCAAAATGTGGACAAGGCCTTATGTCCTAAGGTGTGCCCTTGTGTATTGTTTACAATACTGACAAACTagaaatgcaaacacacacaaacgGGGGATCAGCCAATACAAGGGAATACTAAGTACTCTTGAACCTTTGTTTAAAGAGTTTTCTAAAACAAGCAAGTCTTTGTGCTATAATACTATGTGAAGAGCAGGGCGCTAAGTTTTATATACGGTAGGACTctgactttgtaaaaaaaaaaaaatggtgggaggacacaatatatatcaaaatgtgtGCAACACAATCACAGTATAGTTCATTTTGTCATCGACACCTTTATTTTACCAATTTATTACAAATAAGCCAGTATTtctttcatactttaaaaaatattacctatataataaaattaagtacCAGTTTTACACTGAAAACAAGAAGGGCTTCCCTACACGGGTTTTGCACCTTGCCAATTGCTATCTGTTCTATCATTAGGGCccagaaagacaaaaagacaGATACCTTTGCCTTAAGAGGTCTCCTCCCTGGAGAAGTTCTGCTTTCTCTAGATTGTCGATAGCAATTTTGCAAGTGAGATTAGCCTTCCTCCATGAGGTCTGATTGCTGGAATCAGAAGGGTCTTGCATGAGTTTCTGTCAGATCAAAGAACATAAGTTCTTCCTTCTGGCAAGGGAGTGATGGGAAAGGCCTCCCAGAGTGGCCTACAGGGTCATCCATCTCTGCCTCCCACCATTTCCTCCTCTTGGTTGCCCCGGCAACTGCTCCAGCTTAGGCTACACCTCTGGTCTCACCCTGCCCAGCAGCCTGTAGCTGTCCCTTTCCCTCCAGGGCAGCCAGAGGGAGCAGTCTGGCCACAGTACTTCTGTGCTTACAGCCGGGCAAGGGCTTCAGACTTCAAACTCGCCTTGGGCACTTGAGGCCCTGTTCTGTCCAGTTACCACTAACGTTTTACCATTTTACCACATTCTACCTTGTGTCCTAGTTGGTTCCATTTCTTGAGGACCgtgtcttactcatttttggATCACTAGTACCTAGAACAACAGTCTCTGGCCCATTAGCCAATCAATAGATATTATGAGAAGTAGAAAAATCATAGGAAGGCAGTTTTCCtcaatatttaagtttttatttaaaaaaatattttatttatttatttatttatttatttatttatttatttatttgtttattttggagagagagcacgagagagagagcgagagcacaggaggggcacagggagagagagaaaaaatctcaagcaggctccatgctcagcacagagcctacctaacacagggctggatctcgggaccctgagctcatgacctgagccaaaatcaagtgttggatgttcagcctactgagccatccaggtgcccctaagttttcatttaaattctagttagtgggactcctgagtggctcagcggttaaagcgtctgcctttggctcagggcgtgatcctggagttctgggaccgagtcccacatcaggctcctgcatgtagcctgcttctccctctgtctatgtctctgcctctctctctctctcatgaataaataaataaaatctaaaaaaaaaccaaaaacaaattccagttacttaacatacagtgagtgtaatattactttcaggtgtacaatatagtaactTAACACTTTGGTTTTGCTccatatttctttaagatttgcTGTTCTTTACATATTCAGACCAATCATGAGCGAGATAAACACACTGTATTAGCAGTTTGATGTGATTTATTTACATTCTTTACCTGATCTCCCTCATGAGAGACAACTCAAATTTGATGAACAGCTCCCTGGGGTTAGCAGTGCAGCCTTTGTCAATgaactataaaaatgttaattgggCCCCTAGGAGAATCAAACTCAAGCACTAGAGCTCTTAGGCAGCTGGTTCACATCAATTGTGCTAACCCCTGAGATGTTTACCAAAGTCAAATGTGAACTGATGCGGTATTTTTCTAAGAGTACCTCTGTGCTTAAAATGTAAAACGAGCTCTCTGCCACCAGAACAGCATCTGCTATGCCATTTCACacctgatattttaaaagaatcaattacatattttaattgttaGCAAGGAAGTTCTGCTGGGCCCTGTGACACAGAGATGAATGAGCCATAGTGGCTGCCCTCAAGGGGCTCACATTTACTggggagaaagacaaacaaacaaatatttgctgaatggtgTGATAAGCACGAGAATCCAGGCAAGCGCAACTACTGTTTTCACACACAACTGCCAAAGTATTCATCtactgctttctctctcccctgtaACTCTACATCATGAATGGCCATTCTCAACTCCTAGCCATGCTAACTAAGCCCATTTTATCTGGTGTAACTTACTCTACTTTATACAAGGGGTCCTCTTTACTCAGTGTTTGTAATGTATCCTTGGTGGCTGAGGGAAGCGAACGCCATCATGACACAAAGTACTCCAGTACTCCGACTGAGCCAAGCACTTTAACACTGGTGACCACGCACACATCCCTCCCTACTTATACCAGCCTCTACCATGCCCACATGTTTGTCAGTCACCTCCTGAGGGCTGGGTGTCATAAACACAGTAGCTGCCTGCCAAGGATGATGCTGGAGAATTACTCACATTGAAAGCAAAACCAGAGACATAGAGATCCAGCAGAATTAGAGCAAATTAATAAGGAGAAAGAGCAACACCTAGGAGGATGATGACTAGCAGGGGCTTCAAAAGAGAATGACCTGGCTACCAGACGATGGTGAAAGTTGATGGggcccttaaatttttttttttttttgagcccttATATATTTTTGTCACAACAACACTCTTTATGATTATGATACAAAAGTCACATGTGAAGGGACAGGTGCTATTTCATGCCATCAGATAATTTTGTTGGAAAAGCCCCCCCAATATCCAGAAATAGTGCATACTTCAATTATATAACCAAAGGTTAGCCCACTGCTACAATGATAACCACCACTTTATTTAACATAGCAtaatcttatttacattttttgtttcattttttaagataaagtcCCACTCAAAGCTTTCTAAATTTTGGTCCATCTTAAGTAGGAACTTTTTCTGGTAGCAATTTCCTTACAGAAAAAGATGCTGTATTACAAAAGCaatcattttttggttttgtcctaaaaatataaaatatagtataatgGTAAATATGCTTTTGTAAACTATATACAATTTGACCTACCAACAACCCGTGCTTGTCCCtgctttgagaactactgatctAGAGAGGACATTCAGTTTGTGTAGAAATGACACAATTAAATCATTAAGCTAGGTTTGTTAGGCAAACCTTTATACAAGCCGCCCAGGGAGCAGGTGACCCAGCGCAGGCCCCACCTAcctgagcatctgctttttgTGATTCTCCACTTCCTGAAGCAAAACTTGCTTCTCTGACTCTTTGTCTTGCTCTTTAGCTGACTGCTCAAGCTCCTTTGGGGGAAAAGAGCtctatattaaaatgattttaaaagccaaaaaaaaaaaaaaaagccaatataaAAACCAAACTACTCCTCTTTCTAGGCAGGTTATACAATAGCACTTGAAAACCCTCCTAACAGAGAACACTCAGGAATGTCAGGTAAATATAACAAACATCCATAAGTATATAGCTGATGTGCAAGAAAGTAAGGATAATCTCCAGGGCCCCAAAGTGAGAAGTGAACTGAGAGCCAGAGCAGTCAGCCTGTGACTGATGCTCAGCTGCTCTGGAATGGGAGATTCACTCCTGTCATCTAGGGGGTCTGCCTGGaatgaaaagggaataaaaatcacTAAATAGGAGCCCCTGGTCCTACTTTGAGACATCATGGAAATATCAAACTGCTACACATGTCTAAATGCTCACTCTCAATCTCTGTACCTATTTCATTATTGACTGGTAGCAAACAGCTGGAAGGTTTGAAAGCCCACATACGGGTGGCATAAAAAGTGTTGAGCTATCTGAGGCTGGAAGCCACAAATCCAGAACTCACAAAGGGATACACCTTCAGTGTCCATGCCTGTCACGTACATGCCTGTCAGCCAGCACAGACAGAATGGAAGCTTGTCCTTTTTTGTTGGCTATAGGGATACAAAATATTTCCTGAGAATGTAATGTATATCCATGGAGCTACCCTCAAACTGATCTGGAGTTATAATTCACTCTCTCAGAAAGGTCTGAGAATCTCCATGAGGAGAAGTTAACATAAAATGTGCTCCCAGACTTATAATCCCACGAGATATGGCAAAAGCAAATCCAAAAACCTCTGAAGAGACTTGCTTTCAGTCCAGGTTGCACAAAAATCCCATACATAAGGTCTGCTAAAGAGGAGTGCTCACAGCCCCAAATAACCAAACACCAGGCAATGGACATAAGCTCAGCAATGTGAGACCCCTGAGAACTTCAGATGATGCAAGTATCAGATTGACTCTAATTAAAGATGTCATTATACCTCAAGAATCAAGTCGTATTTTTTGTTTGCAGATTAAAACAATTTCCAGTTTCAATCAAGCTGCTGATGCTAAAACAATGTATTAGTTCACTTacatactaatttatttatttatatactcatttatatattaatttgcaCAGGCTGGTCAGGAACATGTGTCTGTATCCACCATTTCAGCAGCTCAGAGATGATTTCCAATTAATGGCCCCAGATAttctgagacagaaaaaaaacatgaaggaaaaatttttgcaaatgt is drawn from Vulpes vulpes isolate BD-2025 chromosome 4, VulVul3, whole genome shotgun sequence and contains these coding sequences:
- the BNIP1 gene encoding vesicle transport protein SEC20 isoform X3 produces the protein MAAPQDVHVRICNQEIVKFDLEVKALIQDIRDCSGPLSALTELNTKVKEKFQQLRHRIQELEQSAKEQDKESEKQVLLQEVENHKKQMLSNQTSWRKANLTCKIAIDNLEKAELLQGGDLLRQRKTTKESLAQTSSAITESLMGISRMMSQQVQQSEEAMQTLGKARSGVRNFSQRLQFQSPCPGTCHHALPPLSPSPPSSPSLLTCVASHFFNTVVLPGVGYVALISLFGFYSCTTRSAHPRQNVSPAEALPRSHVKSRDPQAFWRCTIQTGGSKRRTGSLSLRPAPVCET
- the BNIP1 gene encoding vesicle transport protein SEC20 isoform X2, which gives rise to MAAPQDVHVRICNQEIVKFDLEVKALIQDIRDCSGPLSALTELNTKVKEKFQQLRHRIQELEQSAKEQDKESEKQVLLQEVENHKKQMLSNQTSWRKANLTCKIAIDNLEKAELLQGGDLLRQRKTTKESLAQTSSAITESLMGISRMMSQQVQQSEEAMQTLGKARSGVRNFSQRLQFQSPCPGTCHHALPPLSPSPPSSPSLLTCVASHFFNTVVLPGVGYVALISLFGFYSCTTRSAHPRQNVSPAEALPRSHVKSRDPQAFWRPILPGLSWMQMKSLSPCQGPSSWDGSLSQNIIAES
- the BNIP1 gene encoding vesicle transport protein SEC20 isoform X8 — protein: MAAPQDVHVRICNQEIVKFDLEVKALIQDIRDCSGPLSALTELNTKVKEKFQQLRHRIQELEQSAKEQDKESEKQVLLQEVENHKKQMLSNQTSWRKANLTCKIAIDNLEKAELLQGGDLLRQRKTTKESLAQTSSAITESLMGISRMMSQQVQQSEEAMQTLDSRSSWKHSFHLAFFLLEVYLGWSLLILRLSSEVQEHHD
- the BNIP1 gene encoding vesicle transport protein SEC20 isoform X1, yielding MAAPQDVHVRICNQEIVKFDLEVKALIQDIRDCSGPLSALTELNTKVKEKFQQLRHRIQELEQSAKEQDKESEKQVLLQEVENHKKQMLSNQTSWRKANLTCKIAIDNLEKAELLQGGDLLRQRKTTKESLAQTSSAITESLMGISRMMSQQVQQSEEAMQTLGKARSGVRNFSQRLQFQSPCPGTCHHALPPLSPSPPSSPSLLTCVASHFFNTVVLPGVGYVALISLFGFYSCTTRSAHPRQNVSPAEALPRSHVKSRDPQAFWRVGAGRTRGRAWASVFFFSLEFCGPMWPGRLGNHCLGRYFSVSAAG
- the BNIP1 gene encoding vesicle transport protein SEC20 isoform X7 — encoded protein: MAAPQDVHVRICNQEIVKFDLEVKALIQDIRDCSGPLSALTELNTKVKEKFQQLRHRIQELEQSAKEQDKESEKQVLLQEVENHKKQMLSNQTSWRKANLTCKIAIDNLEKAELLQGGDLLRQRKTTKESLAQTSSAITESLMGISRMMSQQVQQSEEAMQTLGRKAFPGAFSFFPFGVLTHPSSEIVNFFLLENGFTEEGNECGMPA
- the BNIP1 gene encoding vesicle transport protein SEC20 isoform X9, translating into MAAPQDVHVRICNQEIVKFDLEVKALIQDIRDCSGPLSALTELNTKVKEKFQQLRHRIQELEQSAKEQDKESEKQVLLQEVENHKKQMLSNQTSWRKANLTCKIAIDNLEKAELLQGGDLLRQRKTTKESLAQTSSAITESLMGISRMMSQQVQQSEEAMQTLVVLQDLHTPVKMFPQQKHSQGLM